ACTTGCTAGCAGATTGCAACAACAAGGATTTAAAAGCACTTATTTTCATGCCGGTTTAACCAATAAAGAGAAAGAAAAAAACTTTCATGCTTGGAACACCGAGCAACAAAATATTATGGTAGCCACAAGTGCTTTTGGAATGGGAATTGACAAAAGCAACGTAAAACTTGTCATTCACTTAGAAATACCATCAAGTTTAGAAGGTTACACTCAAGAAGCTGGTAGAGCTGGTAGAGATGAACAAAAAGCGTTTTCTTGCGTTATTTTATCGCAAAATGATTTTAAAAAATTTCAGAATTTAAGTACTCAAAACGAACTTACTTTTGAAGATGTTTTAAATGTTTATCAAAAATTAAATCAACACTTTCAAATTGCTTATGGCGAAATGATTGAACAAGCTTTTGATTTTGATATTGATGCTTTTTGCCTTAAATACAATCTTAACACAAACAAAACTAGCAAAGCACTTAGGCGATTAGATAATTATAGGATTTTAAATTATCAGGAATTATATGAAAGTAGCACCTATATAAAAGTAATTTGTAGCAGTCAGCAACTTTTAAATTTTTGCGACCATCACCATAGTTATCAAACATTAATTGAAACCATCTTAAGGAATTATACTGGTATTTTTGAATTACCAAAAAAGCTAAACATTCCGCGTTTATCAAGTAAAACCGAAATTTCAATTTCTGATATCCACAAAAAACTATCTTATTTAAAAGATATTCAACTAATTGACTACGAAAAAAAGCAAAACAATCACAGTCTACAGTTTTTAGTTCCTAGAGAAGACAAGCAAACTATTAATGTAATCAAAAAAGATTTGGTTACTCTTAATCACATAGATCTTGAAAAGAGCGAAAAAACTTTGGCTTATTTTAAAAACCAAAGTACTTGTAGAAATCAACTTATTTTAAATTACTTTAATGAGGAGACTACAGAAAACTGTGGTATTTGCGATATTTGTCTAGAAAACACAAAAAACATCAGCATCACAAACATCGGTCAAAACGCTCTTGTTTTATTAAAAAACAAACCACATACTTTTAATGAGTTAATGATTGCTTTAAAAATTAACTCCATAAGCTTAAAAGAAGTGTTAAAGTATTTGTTAAACGAAAATTACATCCAACAGAACCAACAATATTATCAATTGATATGAGTAAATTAAGAATTGTATTTATGGGAACACCAGATTTTGCGGTGACCATTTTAGATAAAGTTTTACAAGAAAATTACAATGTAGTAGGAGTGATTACCGCCCCAGACAAACAAGCTGGTAGAGGTAGAAAAATTCAACAATCTGCAGTAAAACAATACGCTGTAGAAAAAGGATTAACTGTGTTGCAACCTACCAATTTAAAAGCTCCTGAATTTCAAGCAGAACTAGAAGCCTTAAAACCTAATTTACAAATTGTTGTAGCTTTTAGAATGTTACCACAATCTGTTTGGAGTTTACCAGAATACGGAACTTTTAATTTACACGCTTCTTTATTACCAGACTATAGAGGAGCCGCTCCTATTAACTGGGCCATCATTAATGGAGAAACAGAAACAGGTACTTCTACTTTCTTTTTAGATGATAAAATTGATACTGGTGAAATCATATTACAAAACAAAACTAATATTGCTCCAAACGAAACTGTTGGCGAACTACATGATAAGTTGATGCATTTAGGAAGCGATTTGGTTGTAGAGACATTAGAATTGATTGAAAAAGGAGATGTTAAAACCCAAAAACAAGCAGCACATAGCGATAAGTTGGCTTATAAAATCCACACCGATACTTGTAAAATAAATTGGAACCAAACAAGTGATAAAATTCACAATCATATTAGAGGTTTAAATCCATACCCAGCTGCATGGACTACATTAAAAAACGACGATCAAGAAATTAGTGTTAAAATTTATGGCTGTGAAATTATTGAAGAACCCCACCAACTACAACCAGGAAGCATTGTTACCGATAAAAAAAATATCAAAGTAGCTACTTTAAATGGATACATTAAAATCAACCAATTAAAGTTAGCGGGTAAAAAGCTAATGGACGCTGCTAGTCTATTAAATGGTTATACTTTTTCGGACAACGCAAACATGCTGTAAACACTAACACTACACATAAAACAACAATTTTAAACCATCTTTATCAACAAAAACAAAAAGTTATTAACAATTCAGTGTTTTTAAGGGCTGAACACTTGCACAAGCTATAATTCCTTATATATTTGTTTATGTATAAACTTATTTAATTTAAAATAAAATATTCAGTTATGAACAAATCAGATTTAATCGACGCAATTGCAACGGATGCAGGAATTTCTAAAACAGCAGCTAAAGCAGCTTTAGAATCAGTAACAAACAATGTAACTTCTACTTTAAAAGATGGAGGAAAAGTTTCATTAATCGGATGGGGAACTTGGTCAGTATCAAAAAGACCTGCTAGAGATGGTAGAAACCCTCAAACTGGAGCAACTATTAAAATTGCAGCGAAAAACGTTGTTAAGTTTAAGCCAGGTGCTGGATTATCAGACGCTGTAAACTAATAACAATTTATAGTATTTAAAAACTCCTTTTTACAAAGGAGTTTTTTTTATGCATTTTTTTTCTTAGATTTATTAAAAAGCTATTGTTATGCCCCTTTTAAAACCCTCAAAAGGAAGATTATTGATTGCAGAGCCTTCTATTTTAGGAGACCTTTCTTTCAATCGCTCCATTATTTTGCTTACAGAGCACACAAAGTCTAGCTCTATAGGTTTTATAATGAATAAACCTTTGGAATATAGTTTAAACGATTTAATTCCAGAAATTAAGTGTGATTTTAAAGTATACCAAGGTGGCCCTGTAGAACAAGACAATTTATATTTTATTCATAAAATCCCTAACCTACTATCTAACAGTATAAAAGTAACTGAAGGTATTTATTGGGGAGGAGACTTTAGTGAATTGTCTAGATTACTAAATGAAGGCTTAGTAAATAACGAAGATATACGGTTTTTCTTAGGCTACTCCGGATGGGGACAAGGCCAATTAAATTATGAATGGGAACGAGA
Above is a genomic segment from Wenyingzhuangia fucanilytica containing:
- a CDS encoding RecQ family ATP-dependent DNA helicase, producing the protein MLNTSPDQLKELLQKYWNHSSFRPLQEGIIQDILQQHDTFAILPTGGGKSICYQIPALLLEGTCVVISPLIALINDQVESLKQKGIEAMTIPSKSNTDDIIRLFDNIRIKKIKLLYLSPERLNQPIIQEKLKQLNISFIAVDEAHCISQWGHDFRPAYLKISLLRELLPNIPFLAVTATATVKTQEQIIDLLQLKEVKKHIGSFDRKNLAYQIYETPQKFDLLCKILGKRNIVTIIYLQNRLAVMELASRLQQQGFKSTYFHAGLTNKEKEKNFHAWNTEQQNIMVATSAFGMGIDKSNVKLVIHLEIPSSLEGYTQEAGRAGRDEQKAFSCVILSQNDFKKFQNLSTQNELTFEDVLNVYQKLNQHFQIAYGEMIEQAFDFDIDAFCLKYNLNTNKTSKALRRLDNYRILNYQELYESSTYIKVICSSQQLLNFCDHHHSYQTLIETILRNYTGIFELPKKLNIPRLSSKTEISISDIHKKLSYLKDIQLIDYEKKQNNHSLQFLVPREDKQTINVIKKDLVTLNHIDLEKSEKTLAYFKNQSTCRNQLILNYFNEETTENCGICDICLENTKNISITNIGQNALVLLKNKPHTFNELMIALKINSISLKEVLKYLLNENYIQQNQQYYQLI
- the fmt gene encoding methionyl-tRNA formyltransferase, which codes for MSKLRIVFMGTPDFAVTILDKVLQENYNVVGVITAPDKQAGRGRKIQQSAVKQYAVEKGLTVLQPTNLKAPEFQAELEALKPNLQIVVAFRMLPQSVWSLPEYGTFNLHASLLPDYRGAAPINWAIINGETETGTSTFFLDDKIDTGEIILQNKTNIAPNETVGELHDKLMHLGSDLVVETLELIEKGDVKTQKQAAHSDKLAYKIHTDTCKINWNQTSDKIHNHIRGLNPYPAAWTTLKNDDQEISVKIYGCEIIEEPHQLQPGSIVTDKKNIKVATLNGYIKINQLKLAGKKLMDAASLLNGYTFSDNANML
- a CDS encoding HU family DNA-binding protein, whose translation is MNKSDLIDAIATDAGISKTAAKAALESVTNNVTSTLKDGGKVSLIGWGTWSVSKRPARDGRNPQTGATIKIAAKNVVKFKPGAGLSDAVN
- a CDS encoding YqgE/AlgH family protein is translated as MPLLKPSKGRLLIAEPSILGDLSFNRSIILLTEHTKSSSIGFIMNKPLEYSLNDLIPEIKCDFKVYQGGPVEQDNLYFIHKIPNLLSNSIKVTEGIYWGGDFSELSRLLNEGLVNNEDIRFFLGYSGWGQGQLNYEWERDSWLVRENDYQNIFSTHNRNLWKENLMELGGKYQIWANAPIDPNLN